Below is a window of Verrucomicrobiia bacterium DNA.
ACAGTTCCGATTCCCGGAGGACAATCTGCAGGGGCCTCCCACAATGTGGGCATCTCAGGCCGCTGGCAAAACGATGGTTCGAAGTTCTCTCCGGTAGATCAGACTCACTGTCGGCCATGGTTCGTCTCCAGATTTTCCTGCTGGCAGCAGGGTGCCGCTTCATTTGGGTAACAATCTCCGTGGGGGTCGTCCCAGAACTCCGAAAGGGCGCGCGCGAACTCCGGCGTGGTTTGACCATCATGGAAGAACACATCCCGGTCGGAATTGGCAATCGCCAAGAGCATCTGCTCGCCGTCGACCACCTCAGGTTTGGGACGTTCAAAAACCGGCTGCGGGCATTCTTCTGGGATTTGCGCGCTAGTGATCCCTGTGTTAAGCTCTTCAGCAGAAGGGGCGGTTTTCATCGTGAGCACCGTTTCTTCCCCGAGCCATGCTCGGTGGGCCGAGGCTATAATCCTCGGCCCTAATGCCATCATGTTGGATAAAGCCTATCAGACTTTAGCTAGCTTGTCAACATCTGTCGCGCCTTGACTTTGCTCCAAAATTGAGTGTATTAAGTTCAGGACGATGGAAACAAGGACAAGGACTGCAGGGCGAATGTTGAGAGGGGCAAGGCTTGGCGCTGGCAAGAGTCAGCGAGATATCGCACGTTCATTGGGCGTAGAATTTCAGCAAGTAAGTGCTTGGGAACGCGGAATGGAACCGATCCCTGAAAAGCACCTGACGAAGCTTGCGAAGCTATTGAAGCTAGAGATTCAGGCATTACGAATCGCCGTTGCTTCGGATGTTCAGCCACTCGCTTTAGACGACCGTATTGCAAACCAGCGATTCCAGAATCTGGTGGGCGATCGACAGGGAGAAGTTGTGGTGTTTAGTGGAAAGCCAGCGTCCTTTTCGAATCCGGAACTCAGTGCCGCGGCGGTTCGATTTCTACGTAACGAGCAAAACCAATTGACTTTCATATTGCCGCCGCTTTCGGACACTGCGGTCGAATTGGCGCGAGATGAGAACTCAGTAGCCCCCGAACAAGCACGGGCTGTTCTTGCATTCGCTCGCCACACCAGCCTACAGGAGATAGTCAAACTGCAGGAAGAACTTTCAGGCGGAGATCGCGGCGCTAGGCGTAGAATTTCTTTCTTAGCTCTCCCACCGGCTTGGGGGGAATACCCACTGTCCGTAAGGGTACTCCTTCAGGAATTAAGCCGGCTGTTGCACCCACTTGCAGTAACGATTCTTTTTGAACCGAAAGAAAACACAGGCCCACGCGCTGGCTTTGTATTCTTC
It encodes the following:
- a CDS encoding helix-turn-helix transcriptional regulator, which codes for MLRGARLGAGKSQRDIARSLGVEFQQVSAWERGMEPIPEKHLTKLAKLLKLEIQALRIAVASDVQPLALDDRIANQRFQNLVGDRQGEVVVFSGKPASFSNPELSAAAVRFLRNEQNQLTFILPPLSDTAVELARDENSVAPEQARAVLAFARHTSLQEIVKLQEELSGGDRGARRRISFLALPPAWGEYPLSVRVLLQELSRLLHPLAVTILFEPKENTGPRAGFVFFSFGSTAVSKGEYAWLQLAPDFLTDLAGLLRVTLWGADKNTLFRDAGALLFRM